A stretch of Flavobacterium sp. N2270 DNA encodes these proteins:
- a CDS encoding iron-containing alcohol dehydrogenase, producing the protein MNNFELYNPVNYVFGKGQIEKLKDLVPSNTKILIAYGGGSIFKNGVYDQVKAALGTQFEENNIVEFGGIEPNPRYETLMKAVAIIRDQKIGFVLAVGGGSVIDGTKFISAAVNYKGDAAEILRKRILFTDLAEVIPFGTVLTLPATGSEMNSGAVVTINETQEKLTLGGSALFPKFSIVDPTVITSLPKRQLQNGVVDAFTHVMEQYLTYTHDALLQDRIAEGILQTLVEIGPKVVENPTDYKLASNFVWSATMALNGLIQKGVPSDWATHMIGHELTALYEIDHARTLAIIGPNLYKVMFETKKDKLAQFGKRVWNIQEGSTEEIAKKAIEKTVEFFHTMGMKTKLSENTDDYAKTADFIVNRFEERGWKALGEKQNITPEKVREIVEMSY; encoded by the coding sequence ATGAACAATTTCGAATTATATAATCCAGTAAATTATGTCTTTGGAAAAGGACAAATTGAAAAATTAAAAGACTTAGTACCTTCAAACACAAAAATTCTTATCGCTTACGGTGGTGGAAGTATCTTCAAAAATGGTGTTTATGACCAAGTAAAAGCTGCTTTAGGAACACAATTTGAAGAAAATAATATTGTAGAATTTGGTGGAATAGAACCAAATCCAAGATATGAAACCTTAATGAAAGCTGTTGCAATTATCCGCGATCAAAAAATCGGATTCGTTTTAGCAGTTGGTGGTGGAAGTGTAATTGACGGTACAAAATTTATTTCTGCAGCCGTTAATTATAAAGGTGATGCTGCTGAAATTTTACGAAAAAGAATATTATTTACAGATTTAGCAGAAGTAATTCCTTTTGGAACGGTTTTAACGTTACCAGCAACAGGTTCAGAAATGAATTCAGGAGCAGTAGTAACCATTAATGAAACACAAGAAAAATTAACTTTAGGTGGAAGTGCTTTGTTTCCAAAATTCTCTATCGTTGATCCAACAGTAATTACATCTTTACCAAAACGTCAATTACAAAATGGAGTTGTTGATGCTTTTACGCACGTAATGGAACAATACTTAACGTATACTCATGATGCACTTTTACAAGACAGAATTGCAGAGGGAATTTTACAAACATTAGTAGAAATTGGACCAAAAGTAGTTGAAAATCCAACCGACTATAAATTGGCTTCTAATTTTGTTTGGTCTGCAACTATGGCTTTAAACGGATTAATCCAAAAAGGTGTTCCTTCCGATTGGGCAACGCATATGATTGGTCATGAATTAACCGCTTTATACGAAATTGATCATGCGAGAACATTAGCGATTATTGGTCCAAACTTATATAAAGTAATGTTTGAAACTAAAAAAGACAAATTAGCACAATTTGGAAAACGCGTTTGGAACATACAAGAAGGTTCAACAGAAGAAATAGCTAAAAAAGCAATTGAAAAAACAGTTGAATTTTTCCACACTATGGGAATGAAAACTAAATTATCTGAAAACACAGATGACTATGCAAAAACGGCAGACTTCATTGTAAATCGTTTTGAAGAAAGAGGTTGGAAAGCTTTAGGAGAAAAACAAAACATTACTCCAGAAAAAGTAAGAGAAATTGTAGAAATGAGCTATTAA
- the nadD gene encoding nicotinate (nicotinamide) nucleotide adenylyltransferase has protein sequence MKIGLYFGTFNPIHIGHLIIANHMAEHSDLDQIWMVVTPHNPHKKKNTLLDDYHRLEMVHLATKEYTKIQPSDIEFKLTQPNYTVNTLAHLQEKFPKYEFSLIMGEDNLNSLHKWKNYEVILNNHNVYVYPRLNSGEMDDQFANHPKIHRIGAPVIELSSTFIRESIKNGKNIVPMLPKEVWEYVEHNLFYKK, from the coding sequence ATGAAAATCGGATTGTATTTCGGAACATTTAACCCTATTCACATTGGACATTTAATTATAGCCAATCATATGGCGGAACATTCTGATTTAGACCAAATTTGGATGGTGGTTACACCTCATAATCCTCACAAAAAAAAGAATACACTTTTAGACGATTACCATCGTTTAGAAATGGTGCATTTGGCCACTAAAGAGTATACAAAAATTCAACCTTCTGATATTGAATTTAAGTTAACCCAACCAAATTATACGGTAAATACTTTGGCTCATTTACAAGAAAAATTTCCTAAATATGAATTTTCTTTAATTATGGGCGAAGACAATCTAAATTCGCTTCATAAATGGAAAAACTATGAAGTTATTCTTAATAATCATAACGTTTATGTTTATCCTAGATTAAATTCTGGTGAAATGGATGACCAATTTGCTAATCATCCAAAAATTCACAGAATTGGTGCTCCAGTAATTGAATTATCTTCTACATTTATTCGCGAAAGCATTAAAAACGGAAAAAATATTGTTCCCATGTTACCGAAAGAGGTTTGGGAATATGTGGAGCATAATTTGTTTTATAAGAAGTAA
- the gmk gene encoding guanylate kinase, with amino-acid sequence MTKGKLLVFSAPSGSGKTTIVKHLLAQPDLNLEFSISCTTREPRGEEIHGKDYYFISWEEFKKHIKAEDFVEWEEVYTDNFYGTLQKEVERIWALGKHVIFDIDVAGGLRIKSKFPEETLAVFVKPPSVDELKRRLKERSTESDDKINMRIAKAHVELATAPQFDKIIKNYDLDTAKQEAYQLVKDFVSK; translated from the coding sequence ATGACTAAAGGAAAATTATTGGTATTCTCTGCACCCTCTGGTTCAGGAAAAACGACTATAGTTAAACATTTATTAGCTCAACCTGATTTAAATCTTGAATTTTCTATTTCTTGTACCACTCGTGAACCAAGAGGAGAAGAAATTCATGGAAAAGATTACTACTTTATTTCTTGGGAAGAATTTAAAAAACACATAAAAGCCGAAGATTTTGTAGAATGGGAAGAAGTATACACCGATAACTTCTATGGAACTTTACAAAAAGAAGTAGAACGTATTTGGGCTCTTGGCAAACATGTTATTTTTGATATTGATGTAGCGGGCGGATTACGAATCAAAAGTAAATTTCCAGAAGAAACTTTAGCTGTTTTTGTAAAACCACCAAGTGTTGATGAGTTAAAACGTAGACTTAAAGAACGTTCTACAGAAAGTGATGATAAAATTAATATGCGAATTGCTAAAGCACACGTAGAATTAGCAACTGCTCCTCAATTTGATAAAATTATTAAAAACTACGATTTAGATACTGCTAAACAAGAAGCTTATCAATTGGTTAAAGATTTTGTTTCAAAATAG
- a CDS encoding LysR family transcriptional regulator, producing the protein MVNLEWYRTFKSVYKNGNFSQAAKELFISQPAVSQQIAMLEAHVGYKLFNRKSKGVEPTEYAKLLNNLIIEALDRLESVENGFREKAFSSNKLVSIGISKHLFASIGTKLISKFDFIDFTYGENDELFSLVNDKKIDFAIVTKKFDTFDTVQKELGKIKQIVVASNDLDLKDVKKEIKKENYTTIENWLNQQKWYNFDARIPHVKLFWLHVFDKKRPSMVSNYIIPSESEMLSTLVENSGVSVVWDINAKPYLKNNQLQLIWDSAKMPSTEIYILSRKNDALNIVLNEMKEEISAYILS; encoded by the coding sequence ATGGTAAATTTAGAATGGTACAGAACTTTTAAATCTGTTTATAAAAACGGAAATTTTTCGCAAGCAGCAAAAGAATTATTTATCAGTCAACCTGCAGTAAGTCAGCAAATAGCCATGTTAGAAGCACATGTAGGTTATAAATTATTCAATAGAAAATCAAAAGGTGTGGAGCCAACTGAGTATGCAAAATTACTAAACAATTTAATTATTGAAGCTTTAGACCGTTTGGAAAGTGTGGAAAATGGTTTCCGTGAAAAAGCATTTAGTTCAAACAAGTTAGTTTCTATCGGAATATCAAAACATTTATTTGCTAGTATTGGAACAAAGTTAATTTCAAAATTCGATTTTATTGATTTCACTTATGGAGAAAATGATGAATTATTCAGTTTAGTGAATGATAAAAAAATAGACTTTGCCATTGTTACCAAAAAGTTTGACACTTTTGATACGGTTCAGAAAGAATTAGGTAAAATAAAACAAATCGTCGTTGCGAGTAACGATTTAGATTTAAAAGATGTTAAGAAAGAAATCAAAAAAGAAAATTATACGACCATCGAAAATTGGTTAAATCAACAAAAGTGGTATAATTTTGATGCTAGAATTCCTCATGTAAAATTATTTTGGTTGCATGTATTTGATAAAAAAAGACCTTCAATGGTTTCTAATTATATCATTCCATCTGAATCGGAAATGTTGTCTACATTAGTTGAAAATTCAGGTGTTTCAGTAGTTTGGGATATTAATGCAAAACCGTATTTAAAAAATAATCAGTTACAATTAATTTGGGATAGTGCTAAAATGCCTTCTACAGAAATCTATATACTATCTCGAAAAAATGATGCTTTGAATATCGTTTTGAATGAAATGAAAGAAGAAATTAGTGCTTATATTTTAAGTTAA
- a CDS encoding type 1 glutamine amidotransferase domain-containing protein produces the protein MKRIALALIVILTVSCKDKENTTETTQESQITKKETMKKVLFVLTSHEDLGNTGEKTGFWIEEFAAPYYELADKGIEITIASPNGGQPPIDPKSADPSSATEDTKRFNGDAALQQKLAKTVKLADINEADYDAVFYPGGHGPLWDLVSDKNSISLIESFYTNNKPVAFVCHAPAVLKNVKVSGEYLVKGKKVTGFTNEEEEAVGLTKVVPFLLEDALKANGAAYSKGENWAPYAVEDGLLITGQNPASSKLVAQKLLEQLKK, from the coding sequence ATGAAACGCATAGCATTAGCATTAATCGTAATTTTGACAGTAAGTTGTAAAGACAAAGAAAATACAACTGAAACAACACAAGAAAGTCAAATAACAAAAAAAGAAACTATGAAAAAGGTATTATTTGTATTAACTAGTCACGAAGACTTAGGAAACACAGGAGAAAAAACAGGGTTTTGGATAGAAGAATTTGCAGCACCTTATTATGAATTAGCAGATAAAGGAATCGAAATTACAATTGCATCACCTAATGGCGGACAACCTCCAATTGACCCAAAAAGTGCTGATCCAAGTTCAGCGACTGAAGACACTAAAAGATTTAATGGTGATGCTGCATTACAACAAAAATTAGCAAAAACAGTTAAATTAGCTGATATTAATGAAGCGGATTATGATGCTGTATTCTATCCAGGTGGACATGGACCATTATGGGATTTAGTATCTGACAAAAATTCAATATCTTTAATCGAATCTTTTTACACAAATAACAAACCAGTTGCTTTTGTATGTCACGCTCCAGCGGTATTAAAAAATGTAAAAGTAAGTGGTGAATATTTAGTGAAAGGTAAAAAAGTAACTGGTTTTACTAATGAAGAAGAGGAAGCAGTTGGTTTAACCAAAGTAGTTCCTTTCTTATTAGAAGATGCTTTAAAAGCTAATGGTGCAGCATACAGTAAAGGTGAAAATTGGGCGCCTTATGCTGTTGAAGACGGCTTGTTAATTACAGGACAAAATCCGGCTTCTTCTAAATTAGTAGCTCAAAAATTATTAGAACAATTAAAAAAATAA
- a CDS encoding NAD(P)H-dependent glycerol-3-phosphate dehydrogenase: MEKNPKFAVIGGGSWATAIAKMLCENQTEIAWYMRSTYAVEHIKHQYHNPNYLSSVEFDVKKLKLTNDINEAVAYADYIIFAIPSAFLSGELENLTQSLEGKVIFSAIKGIVPETSLIVGEHFHQKFNVPYENIGVLTGPCHAEEVAMERLSYLTLACGDKEKAKLMAKNVSSDYIKTKTSDDIIGTEYAAMLKNIYAISAGIAHGLGYGDNFQSVLMSNGIREMKKFISKVHKMKRNINNSAYLGDLLVTGYSVFSRNRMFGNMIGKGYTVKSAQMEMSMVAEGYYATKSAYLLNQKHGAKTPIIDAVYAILYEGKEPKAVFKKLADKLD; this comes from the coding sequence ATGGAAAAAAATCCAAAATTTGCAGTTATAGGCGGAGGAAGTTGGGCTACTGCTATTGCAAAAATGCTTTGTGAAAACCAAACTGAAATTGCATGGTACATGAGAAGTACTTATGCTGTTGAACATATTAAACACCAATATCATAACCCTAATTACTTAAGTTCAGTAGAGTTTGATGTTAAAAAACTAAAACTTACAAATGATATTAATGAAGCTGTAGCTTATGCAGATTATATCATATTTGCTATTCCTTCTGCTTTTTTAAGTGGTGAATTGGAGAATCTAACTCAAAGTTTAGAAGGAAAAGTAATATTTTCAGCAATTAAAGGAATTGTTCCTGAAACAAGCTTAATTGTTGGTGAACATTTTCATCAAAAATTCAACGTTCCATACGAAAATATAGGCGTTTTAACTGGTCCTTGTCATGCTGAAGAGGTTGCAATGGAGAGGTTATCTTATTTAACTTTAGCTTGTGGTGATAAAGAAAAGGCCAAATTAATGGCAAAAAACGTAAGTTCAGATTATATAAAAACTAAAACTTCAGACGATATAATTGGCACAGAATATGCCGCAATGTTAAAAAACATTTATGCAATTTCTGCTGGTATTGCACATGGTTTAGGTTATGGAGATAACTTTCAATCGGTTTTGATGAGTAATGGAATTCGCGAAATGAAAAAATTCATTAGTAAAGTTCATAAAATGAAACGTAACATTAATAATTCGGCTTACTTAGGTGATTTATTAGTAACAGGCTATTCTGTTTTTTCTAGAAATAGAATGTTTGGAAACATGATTGGCAAAGGATACACTGTAAAATCGGCACAAATGGAAATGAGTATGGTGGCTGAAGGGTATTACGCAACTAAAAGTGCTTATTTGTTAAATCAAAAGCACGGAGCAAAAACGCCAATTATTGATGCTGTTTATGCTATTTTATATGAAGGAAAAGAGCCAAAAGCTGTGTTTAAAAAACTAGCAGATAAATTAGATTAA